The Delphinus delphis chromosome 10, mDelDel1.2, whole genome shotgun sequence genome includes a region encoding these proteins:
- the ID4 gene encoding DNA-binding protein inhibitor ID-4, which produces MKAVSPVRPSGRKAPSGCGGGELALRCLAEHGHSLGGSAAAAAAAAAARCKAAEAAADEPALCLQCDMNDCYSRLRRLVPTIPPNKKVSKVEILQHVIDYILDLQLALETHPALLRQPPPPAPPHHPAGTCPAAPPRTPLTALNTDPAGAVNKQGDSILCR; this is translated from the exons ATGAAGGCGGTGAGCCCGGTGCGCCCCTCGGGCCGTAAGGCGCCGTCGGGCTGCGGCGGCGGGGAGCTGGCGCTGCGCTGCCTGGCCGAGCACGGCCACAGCCTGGGCGgctccgcggcggcggcggccgcggcggcggcaGCGCGCTGCAAGGCGGCCGAGGCGGCGGCCGACGAGCCGGCGCTCTGCCTGCAGTGCGATATGAACGACTGCTACAGCCGCCTGCGGAGGCTGGTGCCCACCATCCCGCCCAACAAGAAAGTGAGCAAAGTGGAGATCCTGCAGCACGTTATCGACTACATTCTGGACCTGCAGCTGGCGCTGGAGACGCACCCGGCTCTGCTGAggcagccgccgccgccggcgcCGCCGCACCACCCGGCCGGGACCTGTCCGGCCGCGCCGCCGCGGACCCCGCTCACGGCGCTCAACACCGACCCG GCCGGCGCGGTGAACAAGCAGGGCGACAGCATTTTGTGCCGCTGA